A single genomic interval of Hevea brasiliensis isolate MT/VB/25A 57/8 chromosome 4, ASM3005281v1, whole genome shotgun sequence harbors:
- the LOC131179399 gene encoding BURP domain protein RD22-like — translation MPKALQDLLQPEFKNGISTSTGDGGSYENRYGTAYWPELRKSNKVFIPSKTTIFFLYDDLLPHKIMTLNFTKSNKTSNFLPRKIAETIPFSSNMLPQILKYFSIKPSSKEAQFAKRTIEDCEAPNIRGENKYCATSLESLVDFVITKFGKKVQALANEAEKENREQEYTILKGIKMIGDKQIVCHKQRYAYAVFYCHTINATKAYTIPLEGVDGSKAKAIAVCHADTSAWNPKHIAFQILKVKPGGPPVCHFLNCDTIVWVPN, via the exons ATGCCCAAAGCTCTACAAGACCTTTTACAGCCtg AATTCAAGAATGGAATTTCAACCTCCACTGGGGATGGGGGATCTTACGAGAACAGGTATGGAACTGCATATTGGCCAGAATTGAGAAAATCTAATAAAGTTTTCATACCAAGTAAAACCACCATATTCTTCTTATATGATGATCTCCTTCCTCACAAAATCATGACCCTTAATTTtactaaatcaaacaaaacctccAATTTCTTGCCAAGAAAAATTGCTGAAACCATACCATTTTCAAGCAATATGTTACCACAAATTCtcaaatatttttcaataaaacCTTCGTCAAAGGAAGCTCAATTTGCAAAACGAACAATTGAAGACTGTGAGGCACCAAATATTAGGGGAGAAAATAAATATTGTGCTACCTCTTTAGAATCACTAGTTGATTTTGTCATTACAAAGTTTGGGAAGAAAGTTCAGGCGCTTGCGAATGAGGCAGAAAAGGAGAATAGAGAACAGGAGTATACTATTTTAAAGGGAATCAAAATGATTGGAGATAAACAAATAGTGTGCCACAAGCAGAGATATGCATATGCTGTATTTTACTGTCATACAATCAATGCCACAAAGGCTTACACGATTCCACTGGAAGGCGTTGATGGCTCCAAAGCTAAAGCCATTGCAGTTTGCCACGCAGATACATCAGCTTGGAACCCCAAGCACATTGCCTTCCAGATCCTGAAGGTTAAGCCTGGAGGACCTCCAGTTTGTCACTTCCTTAATTGTGATACCATTGTTTGGGTACCCAACTAG